From Alienimonas californiensis, a single genomic window includes:
- the asnB gene encoding asparagine synthase (glutamine-hydrolyzing), producing the protein MCGFSALLSADPSIPPAGAGSPLDRMTAALAHRGPDGAGRYAEPHVGLGHRRLSIIDLAGGDQPMRSADGRFAVAFNGEIYNYRALRADLEGRDHAFRTASDTETLLHLAAEHAERSDDEYGAAVCTPLRGMFAFALWDAQRRRLLLARDRVGQKPVYLHHDRGGKRLRVASELTALAAAGAPRELDPAAVDRYLTLGCVPGPRTIFRGVAKLPPAHTLVVSPGDLERGELPPPRRYWELRYRPDLSKSRAEWVEAVRAKVAEAVRTHLVADVPVGAFLSGGLDSGAVVAHAAAGLREAGGRLKTFSVGFDERGFSELPAAKLIAERYDTDHAERVVRADADGGLDGVLTHYDEPFADPSAVPTLAVAAAAAGAGGVKVVLTGDGGDEAFGGYARYAHDLREAAVRRRLPPALRAGLGPIAAAWPRGRGLPRALRLKSTLTNLAADPAAAFANTLGLCRPPLRGELLHPDVRAELAGATAEQELAAAYAAAYRHDGADSLSDPLRGMLACDTAVLLPDDFLVKVDRATMARGLEARPPLLDHELLELAATIPSDLKAGPGRTKTIFREACGDLLPEAVRRLPKRGFDVPTDAWLRGPLAERFEETVFSAGALDGVLDRDGVRRVWEAHRAGRAGYGKPLWAVLVLAGWLRR; encoded by the coding sequence GTGTGCGGCTTCTCCGCCCTGCTCTCCGCCGACCCGTCGATCCCGCCCGCAGGAGCGGGTTCGCCGCTCGACCGGATGACGGCCGCCCTGGCCCACCGGGGGCCGGACGGCGCAGGGCGCTACGCCGAGCCGCACGTCGGCCTGGGGCACCGGCGGCTGTCGATCATCGACCTCGCCGGGGGCGACCAGCCGATGCGGTCGGCCGACGGCCGGTTCGCGGTCGCCTTCAACGGGGAGATCTACAACTACCGCGCACTGCGGGCCGACCTGGAGGGCCGCGACCACGCCTTCCGCACGGCGTCCGACACCGAGACCCTCCTGCACCTCGCCGCCGAGCACGCCGAGCGATCCGACGACGAGTACGGCGCGGCGGTCTGCACGCCGCTGCGGGGGATGTTCGCCTTCGCCCTGTGGGACGCCCAGCGGCGGCGACTGCTGCTCGCCCGGGATCGGGTCGGGCAGAAGCCGGTCTACCTGCATCACGACCGCGGCGGGAAACGGCTGCGGGTCGCCTCGGAGCTCACCGCTCTGGCGGCGGCGGGGGCGCCGCGGGAGCTGGACCCGGCGGCGGTCGACCGGTACCTGACGCTGGGCTGCGTGCCGGGGCCGCGGACGATCTTCCGGGGCGTCGCCAAGCTGCCGCCGGCGCACACGCTGGTCGTCTCCCCCGGCGACCTGGAGCGGGGCGAACTGCCGCCGCCGCGGCGGTACTGGGAACTGCGATACCGGCCGGACCTGTCCAAATCGCGGGCGGAGTGGGTCGAGGCGGTGCGGGCGAAGGTCGCCGAGGCCGTGCGGACGCACCTCGTGGCGGACGTGCCAGTGGGGGCCTTCCTGTCGGGCGGATTGGACAGCGGCGCCGTCGTCGCCCACGCCGCGGCCGGGCTGCGCGAGGCGGGGGGGCGCCTGAAGACGTTCTCAGTCGGGTTCGACGAGCGGGGGTTCTCCGAACTGCCCGCGGCCAAACTGATCGCCGAGCGGTACGACACGGACCACGCCGAGCGCGTCGTCCGGGCGGACGCCGACGGCGGGCTGGACGGGGTCCTGACGCACTACGACGAACCCTTCGCCGACCCCTCCGCCGTGCCGACGCTGGCGGTCGCGGCGGCCGCCGCGGGGGCGGGCGGCGTAAAGGTCGTGCTGACGGGCGACGGCGGGGACGAGGCCTTCGGCGGCTACGCCCGCTACGCCCACGACCTGCGCGAGGCCGCCGTGCGTCGGCGGCTGCCGCCCGCGCTGCGGGCGGGGCTGGGGCCGATCGCGGCGGCGTGGCCCCGCGGCCGCGGTCTGCCGCGGGCGCTGCGGCTCAAGTCGACGCTGACGAACCTCGCGGCCGACCCCGCCGCGGCGTTCGCCAACACGCTCGGCCTCTGCCGCCCGCCGCTGCGGGGCGAACTGCTGCACCCCGACGTGCGGGCCGAACTCGCCGGCGCCACGGCCGAACAGGAACTCGCGGCCGCGTACGCCGCCGCCTACCGGCACGACGGGGCGGACTCTCTCTCCGACCCGCTGCGGGGGATGCTGGCCTGCGACACTGCGGTCCTGCTGCCGGACGATTTCCTGGTGAAGGTGGACCGGGCGACGATGGCCCGCGGGCTGGAGGCCCGCCCGCCGCTGCTGGACCACGAACTGCTGGAACTGGCGGCGACGATCCCCTCGGACCTGAAGGCCGGGCCGGGCCGCACGAAGACGATCTTCCGCGAGGCCTGCGGCGACCTGCTGCCGGAGGCGGTCCGGCGGCTGCCCAAGCGGGGCTTCGACGTGCCGACCGACGCCTGGCTCCGCGGCCCGCTGGCGGAGCGGTTCGAGGAGACGGTCTTTTCCGCCGGCGCCCTCGACGGCGTGCTCGACCGGGACGGCGTCCGCCGCGTCTGGGAGGCCCACCGCGCCGGCCGGGCGGGATACGGCAAGCCGCTGTGGGCGGTGCTGGTCCTCGCGGGGTGGTTGCGGCGATGA
- a CDS encoding nucleotide sugar dehydrogenase produces the protein MSGSFADRLSADCPAAGLRAALQNRTARVGVIGLGYVGLPLLDAFVNAGFKTIGFDTDRAKVDALLDGRSYIKHVPGAKIARWLREDAFEPTDDFDRLAEPDVLLICVPTPLTDARDPDLSYVEGSARAIAKALRPGQLVALESTTYPGTTRDVLLPILAESGLTAGDDYFLAYSPEREDPGNPDYTAAGIPKVVGGLDELSGELACLLYESAVVRVIPVGSPEVAEACKILENTYRAVNIALVNELKVLLDRMHVDVWEVIDAAKTKPFGFQAFYPGPGLGGHCIPIDPFYLTWLARRQGLNTRFIELAGEVNTSMPEYVVGKVVTALNDATKPVRGSKICVLGLAYKKNVDDHRESPSFELLHRLDELGAELSYHDPHVPRMPRGKRNYPDPPELVSESLTPEFLAGQDCVLIATDHAAVDYETVVRHAPLVVDTRGATRGLESLGTVVKA, from the coding sequence ATGTCTGGCAGCTTCGCTGACCGCCTTTCCGCCGACTGCCCCGCCGCAGGCCTTCGGGCCGCCCTCCAGAACCGCACCGCCCGCGTGGGGGTGATCGGGCTGGGCTACGTCGGCCTGCCGCTGTTGGACGCCTTCGTCAACGCCGGGTTCAAGACGATCGGCTTCGACACCGACCGGGCCAAGGTAGACGCCCTGCTGGACGGCCGCAGCTATATCAAGCACGTGCCCGGCGCCAAAATCGCCCGCTGGCTGCGCGAGGACGCCTTCGAACCGACCGACGACTTCGACCGGCTGGCCGAACCGGACGTGCTTTTAATCTGCGTCCCCACCCCCCTGACCGACGCCCGCGACCCGGACCTGTCGTACGTGGAGGGCAGCGCCCGGGCGATCGCCAAAGCCCTGCGGCCGGGGCAGTTGGTAGCGCTCGAAAGCACCACCTACCCCGGCACCACCCGGGACGTGCTGCTGCCGATCCTGGCGGAAAGCGGCCTGACCGCCGGCGACGATTATTTCCTCGCCTACAGCCCGGAGCGGGAGGACCCCGGCAACCCGGACTACACCGCCGCCGGCATCCCCAAGGTCGTCGGCGGGCTGGACGAACTCAGCGGGGAGCTGGCCTGCCTCCTCTATGAGTCCGCGGTGGTGCGGGTGATCCCCGTCGGCAGCCCGGAGGTCGCCGAGGCCTGCAAGATCCTCGAGAACACCTACCGGGCGGTGAACATCGCCCTGGTCAACGAGTTAAAAGTCCTGCTGGACCGGATGCACGTCGACGTCTGGGAGGTGATCGACGCCGCCAAGACGAAGCCGTTCGGCTTCCAGGCCTTCTATCCCGGTCCGGGGCTGGGCGGACACTGCATCCCGATCGACCCGTTCTACCTCACCTGGCTGGCCCGCCGGCAGGGGCTCAATACGCGGTTTATCGAACTGGCCGGCGAGGTGAACACCTCGATGCCGGAGTACGTCGTCGGCAAGGTCGTGACGGCCCTGAACGACGCGACCAAGCCGGTGCGGGGCAGCAAGATCTGCGTGCTGGGGCTGGCGTATAAGAAGAACGTCGACGACCACCGCGAGAGCCCCAGCTTCGAACTGCTCCACCGGCTGGACGAACTGGGCGCGGAACTCAGCTACCACGACCCGCACGTCCCCCGCATGCCCCGCGGCAAGCGGAACTACCCGGACCCGCCGGAACTCGTCAGCGAATCGCTCACCCCGGAGTTCTTAGCGGGGCAGGACTGCGTCCTCATCGCCACGGACCACGCGGCGGTCGATTACGAAACCGTGGTAAGGCACGCCCCGCTGGTGGTGGACACGCGTGGGGCGACCCGGGGGCTGGAAAGCCTCGGTACGGTGGTGAAGGCGTAA